The proteins below are encoded in one region of Rana temporaria chromosome 2, aRanTem1.1, whole genome shotgun sequence:
- the LOC120926355 gene encoding putative nuclease HARBI1 isoform X2 — MEPFGCALFELKLIQRRRRTRQNVVQIEKRVFRSRTFLDQFSETQVIAKFRLSSPMIYSLYDEIHLALETRTRRSNAVPGLVRFLAVLHFLGKASYQHVSGEIVGISQPSFSRCLVDVLQALRQLAPKYIHMGKSREERDQIKRGFFDLAGMPNVIGAIDCTHVPLCPPSEQEHIYRNRKAYHSLNIQVICDSNLIIRDVVTGFPGSCHDAHILRQSGIYDTLDKDLENNGWLLGDAGYPCLPWLLTPINRPSSPAEAAYNVAHTKTRVVIERCFGVLKSRFRCMSLSGGFLQYSPSKVADMFLACSILHNIARHGGLQEELDTTVEDDMPTIPVENDQRGNTARSKLIANYFSG, encoded by the exons ATGGAACCATTTGGATGTGCTCTATTTGAACTGAAACTGATCCAGAGGCGAAGAAGGACACGTCAGAATGTCGTTCAGATAGAGAAACGTGTATTTCGTTCACGTACCTTTTTGGATCAATTTTCTGAAACCCAGGTGATAGCCAAATTCAGATTATCCTCTCCCATGATATATTCCCTGTATGATGAAATACACTTGGCCCTAGAAACACGCACGCGGAGAAGTAATGCAGTACCAGGTCTTGTGCGTTTTTTGGCAGTACTTCATTTTCTAGGAAAGGCCTCATACCAACATGTCAGTGGTGAGATTGTTGGCATCTCACAACCCAGTTTTTCCCGCTGCTTGGTCGACGTCCTGCAAGCACTGCGACAACTTGCTCCAAAATACATTCATATGGGCAAGTCACGTGAAGAGCGGGATCAAATAAAACGTGGTTTTTTTGACCTAGCAGGAATGCCCAATGTCATTGGGgcaatagactgcacccatgtgccaTTATGTCCCCCATCAGAACAGGAGCACATCTACAGAAACCGTAAGGCTTACCATTCCCTCAACATCCAGGTGATCTGTGATTCGAACCTCATAATCCGTGATGTTGTCACCGGCTTTCCAGGATCCTGTCATGATGCCCATATATTGCGCCAATCGGGAATATATGATACTCTGGACAAGGACTTAGAAAATAATGGATGGCTGCTGG GAGATGCTGGTTACCCCTGTCTACCATGGCTCTTAACACCAATCAACAGGCCATCCTCTCCTGCAGAAGCAGCTTACAATGTTGCTCATACAAAAACAAGAGTGGTGATCGAAAGATGCTTTGGTGTCCTAAAGAGCCGTTTCCGATGCATGTCCTTGTCTGGTGGATTCCTACAGTATTCCCCCAGTAAGGTAGCTGATATGTTCCTAGCATGCAGCATTCTCCATAACATTGCAAGGCATGGTGGACTACAAGAGGAACTAGACACCACAGTGGAGGATGACATGCCCACAATTCCAGTGGAAAATGATCAAAGGGGAAACACAGCAAGAAGTAAACTGATTGCAAACTATTTTTCAG gttAA
- the LOC120926355 gene encoding putative nuclease HARBI1 isoform X1, with protein sequence MEPFGCALFELKLIQRRRRTRQNVVQIEKRVFRSRTFLDQFSETQVIAKFRLSSPMIYSLYDEIHLALETRTRRSNAVPGLVRFLAVLHFLGKASYQHVSGEIVGISQPSFSRCLVDVLQALRQLAPKYIHMGKSREERDQIKRGFFDLAGMPNVIGAIDCTHVPLCPPSEQEHIYRNRKAYHSLNIQVICDSNLIIRDVVTGFPGSCHDAHILRQSGIYDTLDKDLENNGWLLGDAGYPCLPWLLTPINRPSSPAEAAYNVAHTKTRVVIERCFGVLKSRFRCMSLSGGFLQYSPSKVADMFLACSILHNIARHGGLQEELDTTVEDDMPTIPVENDQRGNTARSKLIANYFSGNKPP encoded by the exons ATGGAACCATTTGGATGTGCTCTATTTGAACTGAAACTGATCCAGAGGCGAAGAAGGACACGTCAGAATGTCGTTCAGATAGAGAAACGTGTATTTCGTTCACGTACCTTTTTGGATCAATTTTCTGAAACCCAGGTGATAGCCAAATTCAGATTATCCTCTCCCATGATATATTCCCTGTATGATGAAATACACTTGGCCCTAGAAACACGCACGCGGAGAAGTAATGCAGTACCAGGTCTTGTGCGTTTTTTGGCAGTACTTCATTTTCTAGGAAAGGCCTCATACCAACATGTCAGTGGTGAGATTGTTGGCATCTCACAACCCAGTTTTTCCCGCTGCTTGGTCGACGTCCTGCAAGCACTGCGACAACTTGCTCCAAAATACATTCATATGGGCAAGTCACGTGAAGAGCGGGATCAAATAAAACGTGGTTTTTTTGACCTAGCAGGAATGCCCAATGTCATTGGGgcaatagactgcacccatgtgccaTTATGTCCCCCATCAGAACAGGAGCACATCTACAGAAACCGTAAGGCTTACCATTCCCTCAACATCCAGGTGATCTGTGATTCGAACCTCATAATCCGTGATGTTGTCACCGGCTTTCCAGGATCCTGTCATGATGCCCATATATTGCGCCAATCGGGAATATATGATACTCTGGACAAGGACTTAGAAAATAATGGATGGCTGCTGG GAGATGCTGGTTACCCCTGTCTACCATGGCTCTTAACACCAATCAACAGGCCATCCTCTCCTGCAGAAGCAGCTTACAATGTTGCTCATACAAAAACAAGAGTGGTGATCGAAAGATGCTTTGGTGTCCTAAAGAGCCGTTTCCGATGCATGTCCTTGTCTGGTGGATTCCTACAGTATTCCCCCAGTAAGGTAGCTGATATGTTCCTAGCATGCAGCATTCTCCATAACATTGCAAGGCATGGTGGACTACAAGAGGAACTAGACACCACAGTGGAGGATGACATGCCCACAATTCCAGTGGAAAATGATCAAAGGGGAAACACAGCAAGAAGTAAACTGATTGCAAACTATTTTTCAGGTAATAAACCACCGTAA